The proteins below come from a single Candidozyma auris chromosome 3, complete sequence genomic window:
- a CDS encoding Zn(II)2Cys6 transcription factor domain-containing protein yields MGCLSCKKLKIKCNEARPVCEYCSYRGRRCVYPDSFQVSKDPVKQDVWDYYVSMSSSTDSTPIEDEIFSESRSLTFQMLLGSTADSLQLSRFELRVVRFFNDVCVPFMTYNVNKRHVYVWEKVIPRYFASSSAIRSAVLAMGCLTIMPLCGLGSVLNDKLNADELTRELEAASETWKVQRVFADDHLFEGAKMDINLFTRASEYFGGALNGSNEALMKYQSPDRTKQEKVNYLNEASISNYLIYSFLALQPWKLIPLVSFAEDGYEPKNDLLNVAMGLKTIVFSDYDLLITSDIGDLFYADELHYVPPRKVKFVEDLKNQFNDFLGGISFFDISSEKSAFINDIRHCLLFLEKAFILSVKFNYPVNLYKWLVMISPQLVPYVREKNFFALRLLYAYACICIHVRLWSFEHSVWRDYIVWFRNKYWPLYEFDERLFHYVITKKRYVNDENFQTLKNFDVWSQEFDY; encoded by the exons ATGGGCTGTCTtagttgcaaaaaactcAAGATCAAG TGCAACGAAGCTAGACCAGTGTGTGAGTATTGCAGCTACAGAGGTAGACGATGTGTATACCCAGATCTGTTTCAAGTGTCTAAGGATCCTGTGAAGCAAGATGTTTGGGATTATTACGTGCTGATGTCGAGCTCTACGGACTCAACTCCAATTGAGGACGAGATTTTTTCCGAGTCGAGGAGCCTAACGTTTCAAATGCTCCTAGGAAGCACAGCAGACCTGCTTCAATTGCTGCGATTTGAGCTACGAGTGGttcgcttcttcaacgatgTTTGTGTTCCCTTCATGACTTACAATGTCAATAAGCGCCATGTCTATGTGTGGGAAAAAGTGATCCCTCGCTACTTCGCTTCCTCGTCAGCAATCAGGCTGGCAGTGTTGGCGATGGGATGCCTTACGATCATGCCATTGTGCGGATTGGGCAGTGTCTTGAACGATAAGCTCAATGCAGACGAGCTAACAAGGGAGTTGGAAGCTGCTAGCGAGACATGGAAAGTCCAGAGGGTATTCGCAGACGACCACTTGTTTGAGGGCGCCAAGATGGATATCAATTTGTTTACGAGAGCTTCTGAGTACTTTGGCGGCGCTCTTAACGGATCCAATGAGGCGCTTATGAAGTATCAAAGCCCAGATAGGACGAAGCAAGAGAAGGTCAATTATCTAAATGAGGCTTCCATCTCAAATTACTTAATTTATAGCTTCTTAGCTCTTCAACCTTGGAAGTTGATACCCCTTGTGAGCTTTGCAGAGGACGGATATGAGCCAAAGAATGATTTGCTCAATGTCGCCATGGGATTAAAGACCATCGTTTTTAGTGACTACGACTTGCTTATCACATCTGACATCGGAGACCTCTTTTACGCAGACGAATTACATTATGTACCGCCCCGCAAGGTGAAATTCGTCGAAGATTTAAAAAACCAGTTCAACGATTTTCTTGGTGGCAtcagcttcttcgacaTAAGTCTGGAGAAGAGcgctttcatcaatgatatAAGACACTGCTTGTTGTTTCTAGAAAAGGCGTTTATTTTGTCCGTCAAGTTCAATTACCCTGTGAATTTGTACAAATGGCTCGTGATGATATCACCTCAATTGGTTCCTTACGTaagagagaagaacttcttcGCCCTAAGGCTATTATACGCTTACGCTTGCATATGTATTCACGTCAGGCTTTGGTCGTTTGAACATAGTGTTTGGAGGGATTACATTGTCTGGTTCAGGAATAAATATTGGCCGTTGTATGAGTTTGATGAGAGACTCTTCCATTATGTGatcacaaagaagagataTGTCAACGACGAGAACTTCCAAACTCTCAAGAACTTTGATGTGTGGTCGCAGGAATTCGACTACTAG
- a CDS encoding Zn(II)2Cys6 transcription factor domain-containing protein, giving the protein MPMGMTRARPSKKGCLSCKKLKIKCDEARPVCEYCRHRGRRCVYPDVFRVAGDPLKEASEAYSSSSSSSDSSPFEEEIFSQSRDLTFQVLLGCTAQSLQLSRFELRVLRFFNDLAVPWITYNVNRRQVYIWKSVVPQYFGTSTTIKSAVLALGCLTVMPFCGLDNVLEEESNAEVLARKLEAASGTWKVQRLFADDQLIEQNKQDVNLFRRASEYFESAVKGAREVLLEYQKPDSTQQERSRSILEASVANYLIYCFLGIQPWKLIPLVDFSEQEPKSDMLNMALGFKNVLLSNFPHLTTTAVGDIFQLDELQFTPRRKVKFVDDLRKQFDEFLGDISFFDISSEVSTMINDIRECLLVLEKAFNLSIKFNFPVMLYKWLVIMAPQIVPYVRAKNLFALRLLYAYACICVHCRLCPFEQNSWKDYVVWFRDEYGPLNEFDERLYHYVITNRNYIIDDNFTSLKDFEVWAPHFDYTSGNPLAYVMQ; this is encoded by the exons ATGCCCATGGGCATGACCCGAGCGAGACCTTCGAAAAAAGGATGTCTCAGttgcaagaagctcaaaataAAG TGTGACGAGGCCAGACCCGTGTGTGAGTATTGCAGACACAGAGGGAGACGATGTGTGTACCCAGACGTGTTTCGAGTCGCTGGCGACCCACTTAAAGAGGCTCTGGAAGCCTACTCACTGCTGTCAAGCTCGAGCGATTCGTCACCGTTCGAGGAGGAAATCTTTTCTCAGTCTCGAGATTTGACGTTTCAGGTCTTGTTAGGGTGTACGGCGCAACTGCTACAATTGCTGCGATTCGAGCTACGAGTACTTCGattcttcaatgatttgGCCGTTCCTTGGATAACATATAATGTGAACAGACGACAGGTTTACATCTGGAAGAGTGTGGTGCCTCAGTATTTTGGCACGTCTACAACTATCAAGCTGGCTGTTTTGGCCTTGGGATGTCTTACCGTTATGCCATTTTGCGGCTTGGATAACgtgttggaggaggaaTCTAACGCAGAGGTCTTGGCCAGAAAATTGGAGGCTGCTAGCGGGACTTGGAAGGTGCAGAGGTTGTTTGCAGATGATCAGTTGATCGAACAAAACAAGCAAGACGTGAATTTGTTCCGACGAGCCTCCGAGTACTTTGAATCGGCGGTAAAGGGTGCCAGGGAGGTCCTATTGGAGTATCAAAAACCAGACTCAACGCAACAGGAGAGACTGCGCAGTATTCTCGAGGCTTCGGTTGCAAATTACCTTATTTATTGCTTTTTGGGCATACAACCATGGAAGTTGATTCCTCTTGTGGACTTCTCCGAGCAAGAACCCAAGAGTGACATGCTTAATATGGCTTTAGGGTTCAAGAATGTTCTTCTCAGTAACTTTCCTCACTTGACGACAACAGCTGTTGGTGACATCTTTCAGTTGGACGAGCTTCAATTCACGCCTCGCCGTAAGGTTAAGTTTGTTGACGATTTGAGGAAGCAATTCGACGAGTTCCTTGGTGACAtcagcttcttcgacaTCTCTCTGGAAGTGAGCACCATGATCAATGATATTCGCGAGTGCTTGCTTGTATTGGAAAAAGCTTTCAATTTGTCGATAAAATTCAACTTTCCTGTGATGTTATACAAGTGGCTCGTGATAATGGCGCCTCAAATTGTGCCTTACGTCAGAGCTAAAAACCTATTTGCGTTACGTCTCTTGTACGCTTACGCTTGTATATGTGTACATTGCAGACTTTGCCCCTTTGAGCAAAACTCTTGGAAAGACTACGTTGTGTGGTTCAGAGACGAGTATGGACCACTCAATGAATTTGACGAGAGACTATATCACTATGTGATCACAAACAGAAATTATATTATTGATGATAATTTCACCTCACTCAAAGACTTTGAGGTGTGGGCACCACATTTTGATTACACCTCAGGTAATCCTTTAGCATATGTGATGCAATAA